From one Rosa rugosa chromosome 4, drRosRugo1.1, whole genome shotgun sequence genomic stretch:
- the LOC133706460 gene encoding uncharacterized protein LOC133706460 → MASYPYYSPPPPSPPLPSPPPPSSYPHDSPPPAAPPSPPCNETTITLPPPPPPPQSPACNNTTPTILPPLPPPLAPPPSLPPPQLPLQPRPSSYYSPPQPSPPPPSSPPVPPSYYSPPLLSPPPPACNDTTPTILPPLPPPLAPPPSPPPPQLSLPPPPSSYYSPPQPSPLPPSSPPPPPCNETTTTLPPPPPPPPPPSPACNDTTPILPPLLPPLAPPPSPPQLPMRPPPSSNYSPPPPSPPPPFPPSPPSYYSPPLLSPPPPPACNDTTPTILPPLPPPLAPPPSPPPPQLSLPPPPLSYYSPPQPSPLPPSSPPPPPSYYSPPLLSPPPPACNETTPAILPPSSPPLAPPPSPPPPPPQLPLPPPPSSYYSPPPPSYYSPPLLSPPLPSSHPPHKQPPPPPSPSPLPSRPPIPPPPPPSIPPPSHPPHKHPPHNLPSPPSSPPPPPPPSSHPTPPPLSPPPKTPTLPPPSHPSPSISPPLHPPPSPIPLPPTVLPPSHPPPSFPPPPPPPPSSHPTPSPSSPPPKTPTLPPPSHPSPSISPPLHPPPSPSPLPPTVFPPSHPPPSLPPPSPPPSPLPPALNPPPVPPPSSPPPLVPPPSNPPPLLPPPLSPPPTPLPPPHPSPLVPPPSHPPLSPLSPSLSPPTLPPSYTPPPSLLPPSSSPPFPPILTPEPLKSSPSHSHRTVLLATFVSLGGLFFLAFLAIGLFCVHKKKKLNAANRLQGVSHASVEQGEVHTSQSIAPANQSVAVNINDQNLNVKPQSYGDGSAEAEENDPEELGSEDDDEESDQSKDSNKSSRRDDEESDQSQDSDKSSRRRKRGRTKKSEPKTDQSQDSDKSSRRRTRGSSGRTQKSEPKTDQSKDSANSSRHRDRKGELESQEDNDKSNGSDKDSRRRDKRESRRRSHARANKDKGPSTSNRDTDDRKTS, encoded by the coding sequence ATGGCCAGTTATCCGTATTATTCCCCGCCACCACCTTCGCCACCActgccatcaccaccaccaccttcatCATATCCTCACGACTCACCACCACCAGcagcaccaccttcaccaccatgTAACGAAACTACTATAACACTCCCACCTCCACCCCCACCACCACAATCACCAGCATGTAACAACACTACTCCAACTATATTACCACCTTTGCCGCCCCCACTAGCACCGCCACCGTCACTACCACCGCCACAATTGCCACTGCAGCCACGACCTTCATCTTACTACTCCCCACcacaaccttcaccaccaccaccatcatctCCACCAGTACCTCCGTCATACTACTCCCCACCACTActttcaccaccaccacctgcaTGTAACGACACTACTCCAACTATATTACCACCTTTGCCGCCTCCACTAGCACCCCCACCATCACCGCCACCGCCACAATTGTCACTGCCACCACCACCTTCATCTTACTACTCCCCACCACAACCTTCACCATTGCCACCAtcatctccaccaccaccaccatgtaACGAAACTACTACAACACTCCCACCTCcacccccaccaccaccaccaccatcaccagcATGTAACGACACCACTCCAATATTACCACCTTTGCTGCCTCCACTAGCACCACCACCGTCACCGCCACAATTGCCAATGCGGCCACCACCTTCATCTAACTACTCCCcgccaccaccttcaccaccaccaccatttccaccatcACCTCCGTCATACTACTCCCCACCACTACTttcaccaccacctccacctgCATGTAACGACACTACTCCAACTATATTACCACCTTTGCCGCCTCCACTAGCACCACCACCGTCACCGCCACCGCCGCAATTGTCATTGCCACCACCACCTTTATCTTACTACTCCCCACCACAACCTTCACCACTGCCACCAtcatctccaccaccacctccgtCATACTACTCTCCACCACTActttcaccaccaccaccagcatGTAACGAAACTACTCCAGCTATATTACCACCTTCGTCGCCTCCACTAGCACCACCACCgtcaccgccaccgccaccgccacaaTTGCCACTGCCACCACCACCTTCATCTTACTACTCCCCACCACCTCCTTCATACTACTCCCCACCACTACTTTCACCACCACTACCATCTTCACACCCACCCCATaaacaaccaccaccaccaccatcaccatcaccttTACCATCAAGACCACCaataccaccaccacctccaccatcaATACCACCACCTTCACACCCACCCCATAAACATCCACCACATAATCTGCCGTCACCACCTtcttcaccaccaccaccaccaccgccatcATCACATCCCACACCTCCACCATTGTCACCACCACCGAAAACACCTACACTACCGCCACCATCTCATCCATCGCCTTCAATATCGCCCCCATTACATCCACCACCTTCACCAATACCTTTACCACCTACTGTGTTGCCACCTTCACACCCACCACCTTCATTtccgccaccaccaccgccgccgccaTCATCACATCCCACACCTTcaccatcatcaccaccacctAAAACACCTACACTACCGCCACCATCTCATCCATCACCTTCAATATCGCCACCATTACATCCACCACCTTCACCATCACCTTTACCACCTACTGTGTTTCCACCTTCACACCCACCACCTTCATTACCGCCACCAAGTCCACCACCTTCACCTTTACCCCCCGCACTAAACCCACCTCCAGTGCCACCACCATCAAGTCCACCACCTCTAGTGCCACCACCATCAAATCCCCCACCTTTATTGCCACCGCCATTAAGTCCACCACCTACACCATTACCACCTCCTCATCCATCTCCTTTAGTTCCACCACCATCACATCCACCACTTTCACCATTGTCACCGTCACTATCACCACCTACACTACCACCATCATACACACCACCACCTTCTCTACTGCCGCCATCATCCTCACCCCCGTTTCCTCCGATACTCACCCCAGAACCACTAAAAAGTTCTCCATCTCATAGCCATCGCACAGTTCTTCTTGCCACTTTTGTCTCTCTTGGTGGATTGTTCTTTCTTGCATTCCTTGCAATTGGTCTCTTTTGCGTGCATAAGAAGAAAAAGTTAAATGCAGCAAACAGACTTCAAGGTGTTTCTCATGCAAGTGTGGAGCAAGGAGAAGTTCACACCTCTCAGAGCATCGCCCCAGCTAACCAAAGTGTAGCTGTCAATATAAATGACCAAAATCTGAATGTTAAGCCCCAATCTTATGGTGACGGCAGTGCGGAAGCAGAAGAAAATGACCCTGAGGAATTAGGATCtgaagatgacgatgaagaatcAGATCAATCTAAAGATTCAAATAAAAGTTCTCGTCGCGATGATGAAGAATCAGATCAATCTCAAGATTCCGATAAAAGTTCTCGTCGCCGGAAACGTGGTCGTACCAAAAAAAGCGAGCCTAAAACAGATCAATCTCAAGATTCTGATAAAAGTTCTCGTCGCCGGACACGTGGTTCCAGTGGTCGTACCCAAAAGAGCGAGCCTAAAACAGATCAATCTAAAGATTCAGCTAACAGTTCTCGTCACCGTGATCGTAAAGGTGAACTGGAATCGCAAGAAGATAATGATAAATCAAATGGTTCAGATAAAGATTCTCGCCGTCGCGATAAACGTGAGTCTCGTCGTCGTAGTCATGCGCGAGCAAACAAAGACAAAGGGCCTTCCACGTCCAACCGTGATACGGACGACCGCAAAACTTCATAA